A portion of the Luteibaculum oceani genome contains these proteins:
- a CDS encoding DUF349 domain-containing protein, producing the protein MQELLNKFSDLLKQEFNKELITEGKTLMEDIEKEFNQLREKALETFLEDPENKPEDFSPAPSEDEQKFAELKTEFKDKRKAYAERRAKEEKENLDRKLAIIKQISSITKDEENIKKAFDTFKALQEEWNGIGRVPGDRHKEVLQDYHNAVDTFYYDIKIYKDLLENDLKKNLETKQNIVKNLEVISKAETENLEENVKKYQQEWYDVGPVPRDEFEPLKARFDKALDAAYEIIKTRRAARKEELDKNLALKKGLLGKTREITEKLPNNAKAWNKATEKIIEIQQAWKQVGYGPRKENEEVWKEFRAECDTFFEHKSKFFEDFKKELSLNQTEKEALCDQAEVLKDSTDWKETSRKLIDLQKKWKNIGPAPMAFEQKLWKRFRAACDAFFEAKEKSAKELDAKFEDNYKAKLEFIEAFKGVKLPEDKQEAAKEIKSKLSEWNKLGKVPKDKITEVNNAFNSILDEKMEAIGLAKEELEHSKFTSRIQGLLQENDFEKLLQKEKRFINEKIEEFKKQAIQFENNMAFFNSSSAKKNPLLVEAEKKITATRNAIEKMENQIKYINKNMRQKIKELQANETETQNEEAAN; encoded by the coding sequence ATGCAAGAACTGCTGAACAAATTCTCTGACTTACTAAAGCAAGAATTTAACAAAGAACTCATTACCGAGGGTAAAACCTTGATGGAAGACATTGAAAAGGAGTTTAACCAACTTCGTGAAAAAGCACTGGAGACTTTTTTAGAAGATCCAGAAAATAAACCCGAAGACTTCTCTCCTGCTCCATCGGAAGATGAACAGAAATTTGCCGAGCTAAAAACGGAATTTAAAGACAAAAGGAAGGCATACGCCGAGCGTAGAGCAAAAGAGGAAAAAGAAAACCTCGACAGAAAACTTGCCATCATCAAACAAATTTCCAGCATCACTAAAGATGAGGAAAACATAAAAAAAGCCTTCGATACTTTTAAGGCACTACAAGAAGAGTGGAATGGTATTGGAAGAGTTCCTGGCGATCGCCACAAAGAAGTTTTACAAGACTACCACAACGCAGTAGATACTTTTTACTACGATATTAAAATTTACAAGGACCTTTTAGAGAACGATCTAAAGAAAAACCTTGAAACCAAACAAAACATCGTTAAAAACCTAGAGGTTATATCTAAGGCAGAAACAGAAAACTTAGAGGAAAACGTAAAGAAGTACCAACAAGAATGGTACGATGTTGGACCGGTGCCTAGAGACGAATTTGAACCTTTAAAAGCCCGTTTCGACAAGGCTTTAGATGCCGCATACGAGATCATTAAAACCAGAAGAGCCGCAAGAAAAGAGGAGTTAGATAAAAATCTGGCACTGAAAAAAGGTCTTCTTGGAAAAACTAGAGAGATCACCGAAAAGCTTCCTAACAATGCTAAAGCTTGGAACAAGGCAACGGAAAAGATCATAGAGATTCAGCAAGCTTGGAAACAAGTTGGATACGGCCCTAGAAAGGAAAATGAAGAAGTTTGGAAAGAATTTAGAGCCGAGTGCGATACTTTCTTTGAACATAAATCGAAGTTTTTTGAAGATTTCAAGAAAGAACTTTCGCTAAACCAAACCGAGAAAGAGGCACTTTGTGATCAGGCAGAGGTACTTAAAGATTCTACCGATTGGAAGGAGACCTCCAGAAAGCTAATCGATCTGCAGAAAAAATGGAAAAACATTGGACCTGCTCCTATGGCTTTTGAGCAAAAGCTTTGGAAAAGATTTAGAGCAGCTTGCGATGCCTTCTTCGAAGCTAAAGAGAAAAGCGCCAAGGAGTTAGACGCCAAGTTCGAAGACAACTACAAAGCCAAACTCGAATTTATTGAGGCGTTCAAAGGGGTTAAATTACCTGAAGACAAGCAAGAAGCTGCCAAGGAAATTAAAAGCAAACTTTCTGAGTGGAACAAACTTGGTAAAGTGCCTAAGGATAAAATAACCGAAGTAAATAACGCTTTCAACTCTATATTAGATGAGAAAATGGAAGCTATTGGATTGGCTAAAGAGGAGTTAGAACACTCTAAATTTACTAGCCGAATTCAAGGGTTACTTCAAGAAAACGACTTCGAAAAACTACTTCAAAAAGAAAAGCGTTTCATCAACGAAAAAATTGAAGAGTTTAAAAAGCAAGCCATACAGTTCGAGAACAACATGGCGTTCTTTAATTCTAGCAGCGCAAAGAAAAACCCATTGCTTGTTGAGGCTGAAAAGAAAATTACAGCTACTCGCAATGCAATAGAGAAGATGGAAAATCAGATTAAGTACATCAATAAAAACATGCGCCAAAAAATTAAGGAGCTGCAGGCGAATGAAACTGAAACACAAAACGAGGAAGCCGCTAACTAG
- a CDS encoding DEAD/DEAH box helicase: protein MEGFEGLGIKAQFLKALADLGFTKPTEIQEKAIKPLLAGQEIIATAPTGSGKTAAFMLPVMQMLRGTNPEHPRVLAIAPTKELAMQITSMAQDLNAYSDLKIVGLIGGVAKQGQRDQLAGGADIIVATPGRFMDLYFEGLIPLKKIQFLVLDEADRLMDMGFMPQLNQILEVIPSKSRKILFSATFPERLQRVVDNFLEHPLRIEVSRQEKPAKDIDLFKVGLKNRLTKLHYLEQFLLNEDCERVIIFTRTKETATQTQKYLLRKIGEDEIGLLHANKGQNTRNNTFEKFKSGEIKYLVTTDISARGIDIPKVSHVINFDVPLVKEEYVHRVGRTGRAGNSGVAITFYTPAEEFQIENLEEFIEEKMKVLDVDIEEKEFLPGEEKEMLRSMDLHRQKIDPNYRGAFQERKKKKIFASKKLGRKS, encoded by the coding sequence ATGGAAGGATTTGAGGGATTAGGAATAAAGGCACAGTTTTTAAAAGCACTGGCAGATTTGGGGTTTACCAAGCCTACTGAGATTCAAGAAAAGGCTATTAAACCACTGTTAGCTGGGCAGGAAATTATTGCTACCGCGCCAACGGGTTCGGGTAAAACGGCGGCGTTTATGCTGCCTGTAATGCAAATGCTTCGCGGTACTAATCCAGAACATCCGAGGGTTTTGGCCATTGCTCCAACCAAGGAACTGGCCATGCAAATCACAAGTATGGCTCAAGATTTAAATGCTTACAGCGATTTAAAAATAGTGGGCTTAATTGGTGGAGTTGCCAAGCAGGGTCAAAGAGATCAATTGGCGGGAGGTGCAGATATTATTGTAGCCACCCCTGGAAGATTTATGGACCTCTATTTCGAAGGCTTAATTCCGCTTAAGAAAATTCAATTTTTAGTATTGGATGAGGCCGATCGTTTAATGGATATGGGCTTTATGCCCCAACTCAATCAAATTCTTGAGGTAATACCTTCCAAGTCCAGAAAAATATTATTCTCTGCAACTTTTCCTGAGCGTTTGCAGCGCGTAGTAGATAACTTTTTGGAACACCCACTGCGCATTGAGGTTTCTAGACAGGAGAAACCGGCAAAAGATATCGATCTGTTTAAGGTGGGATTGAAAAACCGCCTGACCAAATTGCATTACTTAGAGCAGTTCCTATTGAATGAAGACTGTGAACGTGTAATTATTTTCACCAGAACTAAAGAAACGGCCACCCAAACGCAAAAATATTTATTGCGAAAAATAGGGGAGGATGAGATAGGCTTATTACATGCCAATAAAGGGCAAAACACCCGAAATAATACTTTCGAGAAATTTAAATCGGGAGAGATCAAGTACTTGGTAACCACGGATATTAGCGCTCGGGGAATAGATATTCCCAAGGTAAGTCACGTTATCAATTTCGATGTTCCTCTGGTAAAAGAAGAGTACGTACATCGTGTTGGGAGAACAGGAAGAGCTGGGAATTCTGGAGTAGCGATCACTTTTTACACCCCAGCCGAAGAGTTCCAAATTGAAAACTTAGAGGAATTCATTGAAGAGAAAATGAAAGTCCTAGATGTTGATATTGAGGAGAAAGAATTCTTGCCGGGTGAAGAAAAAGAAATGCTACGAAGCATGGATTTACATCGTCAGAAAATTGACCCTAATTATCGCGGAGCTTTCCAAGAAAGAAAAAAGAAGAAGATTTTTGCCTCTAAAAAGCTGGGTAGAAAGTCTTAA
- a CDS encoding 3'-5' exonuclease, with protein MEKTQQLYEIQKDEIQNYPLDHYRGEIVLVDNQEGLREFYKEDIFANYDVIGFDTESKPSFKKGQVNKLALFQFATPHAVYLVRLNKIGGIPEKLASMMRNYHGTMVGISLADDWREIRKLKIDAKPECVIDLNELAMKKGFVSIGAKKLSALLLGIRISKRQQVSNWEADELSEPQMIYAATDAWICRGIYFKLLTL; from the coding sequence ATGGAAAAAACCCAACAGCTCTACGAAATTCAAAAGGATGAAATCCAAAATTACCCTCTCGATCACTATCGGGGGGAGATTGTTTTAGTGGATAACCAGGAGGGTTTACGGGAATTTTACAAGGAGGATATATTCGCTAATTATGATGTAATTGGGTTTGATACCGAATCTAAACCTAGTTTTAAAAAGGGGCAGGTGAATAAGTTGGCGCTTTTTCAATTTGCAACGCCTCATGCCGTTTATTTGGTTCGTTTGAATAAAATTGGTGGGATCCCAGAAAAACTCGCAAGCATGATGCGGAATTATCACGGCACGATGGTTGGAATTAGCTTGGCCGACGATTGGCGTGAAATTCGCAAACTTAAAATTGATGCAAAACCCGAATGTGTGATCGACCTGAATGAGTTGGCCATGAAAAAGGGTTTTGTGAGTATTGGAGCTAAAAAACTATCCGCCCTGCTCTTAGGAATTAGAATTTCTAAACGTCAGCAAGTCTCGAATTGGGAAGCTGATGAACTTTCGGAGCCTCAAATGATTTATGCCGCAACAGATGCATGGATTTGCAGGGGGATTTATTTTAAATTATTGACACTGTAA
- the rfbC gene encoding dTDP-4-dehydrorhamnose 3,5-epimerase, translating to MEIIETGFNNLLLIKPQVFGDQRGYFLESFNEKKFKALTGLDVTFVQDNESLSQANVVRGLHYQNPPFAQDKLVRVVNGSVLDVVVDLRKSEPTYGKSYAVELNEENKWQLYVPKGFAHGFATLQDDTRFLYKCSEFYAPESEDCILWNDPAFNIDWRVSSPILSDKDKKGRNFEGFISPFE from the coding sequence TTGGAAATAATAGAAACGGGGTTTAATAACCTCCTCCTAATAAAACCTCAAGTTTTTGGCGACCAGCGCGGGTATTTTCTAGAATCTTTTAATGAAAAGAAGTTCAAAGCCCTTACTGGATTGGATGTAACTTTTGTGCAAGATAACGAATCCTTAAGCCAAGCCAATGTAGTAAGAGGGCTTCATTATCAAAATCCACCTTTTGCGCAAGATAAGTTGGTTCGCGTAGTAAACGGATCGGTTTTAGACGTGGTTGTTGACCTAAGAAAATCTGAACCCACCTATGGAAAATCGTATGCAGTAGAGCTCAACGAAGAGAACAAATGGCAGCTATACGTACCTAAGGGGTTTGCACATGGTTTTGCAACATTACAAGACGATACCAGGTTCCTATACAAGTGTTCTGAATTCTATGCTCCAGAATCGGAAGATTGCATTTTATGGAATGATCCTGCATTTAACATTGATTGGCGAGTAAGCTCCCCCATCCTCTCAGATAAAGATAAAAAAGGCCGTAATTTTGAGGGTTTCATTTCCCCATTTGAATAA
- a CDS encoding lytic transglycosylase domain-containing protein: protein MKFLIRLLSVTVIIALGWSGVYLFTYSNSKEGDEVIHQNNFKQDYKIYSLATPKKLDFCGETVPLKLIDVKEKLDRELLVNTYWQSQTMLFLKRSHRYFPIIEQVLKSNGVPEDFKYLALIESGLEHVVSPAGATGFWQIMKATGKDYGLEINDDVDERYNLVKSTEFACKYLKDAYAKFGSWTMAAASYNMGINGLERSLEKQKVNNYYDLLLNTETGRYLFRILAVKQIMEHPNDYGFNFLDQHLYPQLATKDTVITQPISDLAVFAAEKRINYKILKSLNPWLRSNNLPVSAGKSYTLKLPTEKDNTLKPFKLGEFEANDSLN from the coding sequence ATGAAGTTTTTGATACGACTATTAAGCGTAACAGTTATAATCGCTCTCGGATGGTCTGGAGTGTACCTTTTCACCTATTCCAATAGCAAAGAGGGAGATGAAGTAATTCATCAAAACAATTTTAAGCAGGACTATAAAATCTACTCACTGGCTACCCCAAAAAAGCTGGATTTTTGTGGAGAAACTGTTCCCCTAAAACTTATTGATGTTAAAGAGAAACTAGATAGAGAACTTTTGGTAAACACCTACTGGCAAAGCCAAACCATGCTTTTCTTGAAAAGATCGCATCGCTACTTCCCCATTATTGAGCAGGTTTTAAAATCTAACGGTGTACCAGAAGACTTTAAATATCTCGCCTTGATTGAAAGTGGATTGGAGCATGTTGTTTCTCCAGCTGGAGCCACAGGTTTTTGGCAAATCATGAAAGCAACCGGAAAAGATTACGGTTTAGAAATCAATGATGATGTAGACGAGCGCTACAACCTTGTAAAATCGACAGAATTTGCTTGTAAATACCTAAAAGATGCCTACGCTAAATTCGGATCTTGGACCATGGCAGCTGCTTCATACAACATGGGTATTAATGGATTAGAGCGCAGCCTTGAAAAACAAAAGGTAAACAACTACTACGATTTGCTGTTAAACACAGAAACCGGAAGATACCTCTTTAGAATTCTTGCGGTAAAACAAATTATGGAACACCCTAACGATTATGGATTTAACTTTTTAGATCAACATCTATACCCTCAGCTGGCTACCAAAGACACGGTAATTACCCAGCCCATTAGCGACTTAGCTGTATTTGCTGCAGAAAAGAGGATAAACTATAAAATCCTGAAAAGCTTAAACCCTTGGCTTAGAAGCAATAACCTTCCGGTTAGTGCCGGAAAATCGTATACCCTAAAACTTCCTACTGAAAAGGACAACACATTAAAACCTTTTAAACTAGGAGAATTTGAAGCCAACGACTCGTTAAACTAA
- the uvrA gene encoding excinuclease ABC subunit UvrA, with protein sequence MFSAESEIDIVGAKEHNLKNISLKLPRNKLVVITGLSGSGKSSLAFDTLYAEGQRRYIETFSSYARQFIGNLERPQVDQITGLSPVISIEQKTVSKNPRSTVGTITELYDFLRLLFARTSTAISHKTGEKMVRYSEQQILALILDQLKGKKVDFLAPVVQGRKGHYRELLESYRKKGFVKARIDGELHDLNETKSLDRFKIHDVDIVIDRLKVDEKFEKRIKDAVSECFKQGKGILKIWNHDTDSGHFYSKKLMCPTTGIAYPDPEPNTFSFNSPYGYCSSCKGLGIAEVADQGKMLNPDLSISKGGLLPLGNSKSSWVFKQVKAIVEGKGEELSTPIKDLPKTLLNTLFQGTDEKVEISSNSGVKSYKTEFEGIENFVVRQYQETDNPAIKRWARGFLKPIKCPSCEGKKLKKVSLHFKIDDKDISEVVQMDLNHLDEWLKSLPKKLDDKTLTIGGEILAEIQKRLGFLLDVGLGYLTLDRSSKSLSGGEAQRIRLATQIGTQLVGVLYILDEPSIGLHQRDNKKLIESLKQLRDLGNTVLVVEHDKETMEAADHIVDIGPKAGVHGGKVVAQGTFEEIIKANTLTSSYLNGNLKIDTPKILREGNGKKLELFGASGHNLKDVNLSIPLGKLVVVSGVSGSGKSSLINQTLYPALHNHFFKTNHDVLPHKKIKGIKNIDKVIDIDQSPIGRTPRSNPATYTKVFDEIRKLFAEIPEAKIRGYKAGRFSFNTKGGRCETCEGGGIRKIEMNFLPDVFVNCETCQGKRYDRETLEIRYKGHSISDILDMTINRACEFFEHQPRIARKIQTLVDVGLGYLTLGQQSTTLSGGEAQRIKLASELSKKSTGNTLYILDEPTTGLHFEDIRLLISVINRLVDQGNSVIVIEHNLDIIKVADHIIDMGPEGGFAGGTIVAEGTPKEILKSKKSVTAPFLKEEYKNH encoded by the coding sequence ATATTTAGCGCTGAATCTGAAATTGATATAGTTGGAGCTAAAGAGCACAACCTAAAAAACATAAGCCTAAAGTTACCCCGAAACAAATTGGTGGTGATAACGGGATTAAGCGGCTCTGGTAAATCTTCCTTAGCCTTCGACACCCTCTATGCCGAGGGCCAAAGGCGCTACATAGAAACCTTCTCTTCTTATGCCCGCCAATTTATTGGAAACCTCGAGCGACCTCAGGTTGACCAAATAACGGGTTTGAGTCCGGTAATCTCCATTGAACAAAAAACGGTAAGTAAAAACCCCAGGTCTACGGTTGGAACCATTACCGAGCTTTACGATTTTCTAAGATTGCTTTTTGCTCGAACCTCAACCGCCATTTCACACAAAACTGGGGAGAAAATGGTGCGCTACAGCGAGCAGCAAATTTTAGCTTTAATCTTAGATCAGCTCAAAGGAAAAAAAGTAGATTTTTTGGCTCCCGTGGTTCAAGGACGAAAAGGGCATTACCGCGAATTACTTGAGTCCTACAGAAAAAAAGGATTTGTTAAGGCCAGAATAGATGGGGAACTCCACGATTTAAACGAAACCAAATCGCTAGACCGATTTAAGATTCACGATGTAGACATCGTAATCGATAGGCTTAAGGTGGATGAAAAATTTGAAAAGCGAATTAAAGATGCGGTTAGCGAATGCTTTAAGCAAGGTAAAGGCATCCTAAAAATTTGGAATCACGATACCGATTCTGGACATTTTTATTCGAAAAAGCTCATGTGTCCTACCACGGGTATCGCATACCCAGACCCAGAACCCAATACTTTTTCATTTAACTCACCTTACGGATACTGTTCATCTTGTAAGGGGTTGGGAATTGCAGAGGTTGCGGACCAAGGTAAAATGCTTAATCCAGATTTAAGTATAAGTAAGGGCGGATTACTTCCGCTGGGAAACAGCAAAAGCTCCTGGGTATTTAAACAAGTAAAAGCTATAGTAGAAGGAAAGGGTGAAGAACTGAGCACGCCTATTAAAGACCTTCCTAAAACCCTTTTAAACACCCTATTTCAGGGCACCGACGAAAAGGTAGAAATTTCCAGTAATAGTGGTGTTAAGTCGTATAAAACGGAATTCGAGGGGATAGAGAACTTCGTGGTTCGACAATATCAAGAAACGGATAATCCAGCAATTAAAAGGTGGGCCCGAGGGTTCTTAAAACCCATTAAATGCCCTAGCTGCGAAGGAAAAAAATTAAAAAAGGTATCTCTTCATTTTAAGATTGACGACAAGGATATATCCGAAGTCGTGCAAATGGATTTAAACCATCTGGATGAATGGCTTAAAAGCTTACCAAAAAAGCTTGATGATAAAACCCTGACCATAGGTGGTGAGATTTTAGCTGAAATCCAAAAGCGTTTGGGATTCCTACTAGACGTTGGCTTGGGATACCTTACCCTGGATAGAAGCTCCAAATCTTTAAGTGGTGGCGAAGCCCAGCGCATTCGACTTGCCACCCAAATAGGCACCCAACTTGTTGGTGTCTTATACATTCTAGACGAACCCAGTATTGGGTTACACCAGCGAGATAATAAGAAATTAATCGAAAGTCTAAAGCAGCTCCGCGACTTGGGAAATACCGTTTTGGTGGTAGAGCACGATAAAGAAACCATGGAAGCTGCAGATCATATAGTAGATATTGGTCCTAAAGCTGGGGTACATGGAGGAAAAGTAGTGGCACAGGGAACTTTTGAAGAAATTATTAAAGCCAACACCCTTACATCCAGCTACTTAAACGGAAACCTAAAAATTGATACCCCTAAAATTCTACGTGAGGGAAATGGGAAAAAATTAGAGCTTTTTGGAGCTTCGGGACATAATCTAAAGGATGTAAATCTGAGCATACCATTGGGTAAACTGGTGGTGGTTAGCGGCGTTTCTGGAAGTGGTAAATCGAGCTTAATAAACCAAACACTATACCCTGCACTGCACAACCACTTTTTTAAAACCAACCACGATGTACTTCCCCATAAAAAGATCAAGGGCATTAAAAACATCGACAAGGTTATAGATATCGATCAATCGCCTATTGGAAGAACACCGAGATCTAACCCGGCTACCTATACCAAAGTCTTTGACGAGATAAGAAAACTGTTTGCCGAAATTCCCGAGGCCAAAATAAGGGGCTACAAAGCGGGGCGATTTAGTTTTAACACCAAAGGAGGTAGATGCGAAACCTGTGAAGGTGGAGGAATCCGAAAAATTGAAATGAACTTCCTTCCCGATGTGTTCGTAAACTGCGAAACCTGTCAGGGTAAACGTTATGACCGGGAAACTTTAGAAATAAGATATAAGGGGCATAGCATCTCCGACATACTGGATATGACCATTAACCGGGCTTGCGAGTTTTTTGAACATCAACCTAGAATTGCAAGAAAAATTCAAACACTGGTAGATGTAGGGCTGGGCTACTTAACTCTGGGCCAACAGAGTACTACCCTTTCTGGAGGAGAAGCCCAACGGATAAAACTGGCAAGTGAACTGAGTAAAAAAAGCACCGGAAATACCCTCTATATTTTAGATGAACCCACTACCGGGTTGCACTTTGAGGATATTAGATTACTGATTTCGGTAATAAATAGATTGGTAGACCAAGGAAATTCCGTTATTGTAATAGAACATAATTTGGATATCATTAAGGTCGCCGATCATATTATTGATATGGGTCCTGAGGGCGGATTTGCTGGAGGAACAATAGTTGCAGAAGGAACTCCCAAGGAAATTTTAAAATCTAAAAAATCAGTTACGGCACCTTTTTTGAAGGAAGAATATAAAAACCACTAA
- a CDS encoding LOG family protein, whose protein sequence is MAEEKSDKRDRIIEAFEKKSWNDIKTNDSWAIFKIMAEFVDGFEKMAKISPSVSIFGSARTQPDNPYYKLAEDIAYRLTQKGYGVITGGGPGIMEAGNKGANKGKGTSVGLNIELPFEQEHNPFIDSDKNLNFDYFFVRKVMFVKYSQGFIVLPGGFGTLDELFEAMTLIQTHKIGKFPIILVGKDYWKGLIDWIKDTMLAKESNISREDLDLFQLVDTAEEAVQRIDDFYNSYLHTPNF, encoded by the coding sequence ATGGCAGAAGAAAAATCAGATAAAAGGGATAGAATTATAGAGGCTTTTGAAAAGAAATCGTGGAATGATATTAAAACCAACGATAGTTGGGCGATTTTTAAAATCATGGCCGAGTTTGTAGATGGCTTTGAGAAAATGGCCAAAATTTCTCCATCTGTCTCCATTTTTGGTTCTGCCAGAACACAGCCCGACAACCCTTACTACAAGTTAGCTGAGGATATCGCTTACCGATTAACTCAAAAAGGATATGGGGTAATTACTGGTGGTGGTCCAGGTATCATGGAAGCTGGAAACAAGGGTGCTAACAAGGGAAAAGGCACAAGTGTAGGCTTGAATATTGAACTTCCGTTCGAGCAAGAACACAACCCTTTTATTGATAGCGATAAGAATTTAAATTTCGACTATTTCTTTGTTCGCAAAGTAATGTTCGTAAAATACAGCCAGGGGTTTATCGTACTCCCAGGTGGATTTGGTACGCTAGATGAACTCTTTGAGGCTATGACACTCATCCAAACTCATAAAATAGGGAAGTTCCCAATTATTTTAGTGGGTAAAGATTACTGGAAAGGGCTAATCGATTGGATTAAAGACACCATGTTAGCTAAAGAAAGTAATATTAGCCGTGAGGATTTAGACTTGTTCCAGTTGGTTGATACGGCAGAGGAAGCCGTGCAACGCATCGACGATTTCTACAATTCATATCTACATACTCCCAACTTCTAA
- a CDS encoding PKD domain-containing protein gives MRLALSILLFLSISVSYAQYEKLLIQGDKSFEKMELNGALLKYLKAYEDTATQLVVKKLASTYYLLGEWEKAEEWYFRVFTYTTQTPQDYLDYITCLAYLKKEAKALEFLGYLKEYFPDYKIPDAFEFWLNQRFYAPCIPDKTKDAKISYCVDIDISRSVDTLNKKVKFYWEFDDGTKQAGLRFKKCFKTPGNHKIKLTSVDSSLGHARTSDTTLTVSFIEEANFRVNGNHTVGDLVNFYAFNLKEHPDYYAMAWEISDGTLHFKEAFVHRFYRPATFKITLHIFGKNSNEEIYQIACLTQNWSIKRGS, from the coding sequence ATGAGGCTGGCACTTTCCATATTGTTGTTTTTAAGCATATCTGTGTCTTATGCACAGTATGAAAAGCTTCTAATTCAGGGCGACAAAAGCTTTGAAAAAATGGAACTTAACGGTGCCCTCTTGAAATATTTAAAGGCCTACGAAGATACTGCCACTCAATTGGTAGTTAAAAAACTAGCAAGTACCTACTACCTTCTTGGAGAATGGGAAAAAGCCGAGGAGTGGTATTTTAGGGTGTTTACCTATACCACCCAAACACCACAAGACTATCTAGATTACATTACTTGTTTGGCGTACCTAAAAAAGGAAGCAAAAGCATTGGAATTTCTGGGTTATTTGAAGGAATACTTTCCAGATTATAAAATTCCAGATGCTTTTGAATTTTGGTTAAATCAAAGATTTTACGCCCCCTGCATCCCCGATAAAACCAAGGATGCTAAAATAAGCTACTGTGTGGATATAGATATCTCGCGTAGTGTGGATACCCTCAACAAAAAGGTGAAATTTTATTGGGAATTCGACGATGGCACCAAACAGGCGGGATTGCGATTTAAAAAGTGTTTTAAAACACCCGGAAATCACAAGATTAAATTAACCTCGGTAGACAGCTCCCTCGGGCATGCAAGAACTTCGGACACTACTTTAACCGTTTCTTTTATAGAGGAGGCCAACTTTAGAGTAAATGGAAACCACACGGTGGGTGATCTGGTGAATTTTTATGCCTTTAACCTAAAAGAACACCCCGATTATTACGCCATGGCATGGGAAATAAGCGATGGTACCCTGCACTTTAAAGAAGCCTTTGTTCATCGGTTTTACCGTCCCGCTACCTTTAAAATTACCCTCCATATTTTTGGAAAAAACAGTAATGAAGAAATTTATCAAATCGCTTGTTTAACACAGAATTGGTCCATAAAACGAGGAAGCTAG